tcAATTTCACAGAGGATTAGAAGAAGAGGATTTGTGGGtggaaaactcaaaccaaacatcacatcaggatctgaatatcatcagaTGTTTTGAGAAATGTGTGGACTGTGTGGAGGAATTCGGGTCCCTGTCTCTGCTGGAAACTCATCGGTGCAGTAACAGAAGGGAGAGACCACTTCTCgtcctgtgggaaggaattcactcggtcaTTCAccctgcgagttcacactggagagagactttTCAGATGCCCCAACTGCAAATCCTGTGGAAAGAGGTTAAATTCATCACCAGATCTCActgcacaccagcaagttcacacagtGGAGAAACCATAAACCTGCTTCAAAGGTTcctgggaactgatgtcccatcaacgtgttcacactgatgagagaccgttcaggtgctctcaccgcgggactgggttcaggcgatcgtctgacctcactgtacatcagcgagttcacactggagagagaccgttcaattgctcaaagtgtgggaagagattcactcggttatccagtctgcagacacaccagcgagttcacactggggagaggcctttctcctgctcagagtgtgggaaggaattcactgaaTCATCAGGACTGCTgcgacaccggcgagttcacacaggggagaggccattcgcctgctctgaatgtgggaaaggatttactcggtctcagcacctgcagagacaccagcaggttcacacagaCACAAAACCGTTCAAATGCCCAGACTGTGAGAAGTGTTATAAAGGTTCCCTGGAGCTAatacgccatcaacgtgttcatactggggagagaccttttaaatgttcagactgtgggaagtgctttaaaagttcctgggaactgatatcccatcaacgtgttcacactgacgagagaccgttcaggtgctctgactgtgggactgggttcaggcgatcttctgaactcactgcacaccagcgcgttcacactggggagaagccgttcacctgctccaagtgtgggaagaaatTCAAACACTCATTCatgctgctgacacaccaacgagttcacactggcgagagaccttttaaatgtccagactgcggcaAATGCTATAAAAGTGCTGGGAACCTGATGCTCCATCAGCGTTCTCACACCGACGAGAGGCCGTTcaggtgctctgactgtgggactgggttcagacgagctTCTCAACTTACTgttcaccagcggattcacactggggagaggccattcacctgcactgtgtgtgggaagggatttattgattcatccaccctgcagaaacataggagagtccacactggggagaggcatttcacctgttcccagtgtgggaagggattcacccagccatccaccctgctgagtcaccagcaaaTTCACAAGTAGCCACAGTGACTGGATTTTGTTGTTAATCGCATCCAGGATTGAACCATGTTCATTGAatctgtttctgctgatgttaataaaGGCCAACCCGGATAGAATGATTAATTTTCTGTATAAAGGGGCAACactgtggtgcagcggttagcactgctgcctcacggcgctgaggtcccaggttagatcctggctctgggtcactgtccgtgtggagtttgcaccttctccccatgtttgcgtgggtttcgcccccacaacccaaagatgtgcagtgtaggtggattggcctcgctaaattgcccctaaattggaaaaaatgaattgggtacactaaatttatattttaaaatatttctctATGAATAATAAATCAGCTTTATTTTCAACACACAGTGTGCTGAATATTTTAGTAACTCTCATTTTTTTcaaaaatgtatttattcaaagtttttcaataagtTTACAAAACTCTCCAAAAGGGAAAATAATACAAATAAAAAAGGGCAACATGCCAACCAAACAGAACAACTTAACCTCTAAACGATTAACACCCAACTCAAAACAAAATAGGGCAAGCGCCCCTTTCAAAAAGGAAAATAAATcagccccccaccagcccccctcccggtttgctgctgctgctgacctccatctaacgctccgcgagaaagtcgaggaacggttgccaccgcctggagaaccactgcaaagaccctcgcaaggcaaactttatcttctccaacctaagaaaccccgccatgtcattgacccaagcctccacacttgggggcttctcgtccctccacattaacaagagccttgtccggactaccaaggaggcaaaggccagaactccggcctctttcgactcctgcactcccggatcttccgataccccaaatatcgctatcccacaactcggctccaagaacagtctcttaacactcGGGGCccacacacaaatcccataatactcttgctcactcgcttgaaaaaggccttggggatgaggatgggcaggcactgaaacacgaacaagaacctagggaggaccgtcatcttgacagactgcaccctacccgtagggagagcggtagcatgtcccacctcttaaagtcctccttcatctagTCCACCAACTgcgccagattgagcttatgcaagacctcccaactcttggccacctgaatacccaaataccgaaaactcctctccaccatcttgagtggcagctcctccaacctcttttcctggccccgcacatgcatcacaaagagctcgctcttcccaataTTAAGCTTTCtaccccgagaagtctccaaactccctgagggtcTGTATAACCTCCcctatcccctctaccgggtccgtaaTAGACAAAAGCAAATCATCCACATATAGTGAGATGCGGTGCTCTAGAttccctcagcgccatggccaatggctcaatcgccaagacaaacagcaggggggacaggggcacccctgcctcattccacgGTATAGTCTAAAGTACTCTCACCTCAACCGGTTCGTCGACACACCATCGGGGCCAGGTataacaatttaacccaccctatgaacccaaatccaaacctacccagcacctcccacaagtactcccactccacccgatcaaaggccttctccgtatccatagccgccaccacttctgcctgcccccccccccccccccccccccgccgcctccgagggcatcataatcacattcaggagcttctgcacatttgcattcaactgcctatccttcacaaatcccgtctgatccttagGTATCACTCCCGGGAAATAATCcacaatcctagtggccaggaccttcgccaacagcttggcatccacattgaggagtgaaatcggcctgtacgaaccACAATGCAGCAGGTCTTTGTCCCGCTTGAAAATAAGCCAGATCAGTGCtcgtgacatcatcgggggaagagttcctttctctctcgcctcattaaaagttctcaacagcaacgggcccaacagttccgagaacttcctatagaattcaatcgggaacccatccggtcctggggccttgcccgcctacatactccccaaccccttaaccagctcctccatcccgatcgggcccccaaaccctctacctgctcctcctccacccttgaaacctcaattggtcccggaaccgccgcacccacacacacacacccccggcccccctccgggggctcagatTTATACAAGTTCTcacagaagtccctgaagacctcatttattttagctggactccacACCGTATTTCCTACCTTGTCCCTGATTCCcccaatttccctagccgcctccttcctccGCAGCtaatgcaccagcatccgactcgccttctccccatactcgtacactgctcctTGTAttttcctccactgggcctcagctttccccgtggtcagcaatgcAAACTCCGTTTGAGGCTCCGGAACTCCTTCAGCAGTCCCTCAGGGGATTCCACGTATCTCCTATCCAacttcagtatctcccccaccaatccctccctctccatcctctccctcttttctctgtgagccctgatggagatcagctcccctctaaccactgccttcaacgcctcccagaccacactcaccgagacTTCCCCATTGTCAGTGGCCTCCATATACCTCTgtatacacccccggatccgcccacagacctcctcatccaccaacaatcccacatccatgcgccacaaCGGGCGTGGCCCCTCTCTTCCCCAAACTCCAgccccacccagtgtggggcgtgatccgaaatcgcgATGGCCGAATACTCCTTCCCTTCTgctctcgggatcagcgccctgctcaccacaaaaaagCCTATCCGTGAATAAGCCTTGTGCACGTGAGaaaaggagaactccctcgcccctggcctagcaaatctccatggatccactccccacatctgatccataaaccccctcaggaccttggccgcagccggtttAGTAACTCTCATACAAGTTTATTCCTTTTGTagctctagaatgagaggtcagagtcttaggataagaggtagcaaatttaaaacagagttgaggagaaactacttctcccaaagggttgtgaaatggaattcgctaccccagagtgcagtggatgctgggacagtgagtaaatttaaggcggAGTTAGACAGTTTTTAAATTGGTGATGGGTTttggagaatgggcagcacggtggagttacggccaggataagatcggccatgatcgaatggtggagcagacccaatgggccaaatggctcaacTTGTGAAATAGGTGCTCTCCCTCTGCCCTGTCTCCTCCATGCTCACCTCCAACAAGTGCGAGGAGCTCCAAGAGCTTCTTTGTCGCTAAGATTGAGACAgtcaatcagctgcctctgctgattCTCTCCCTTCCCACAGGGCCAAACTGCATCCTAAAGGTCCGGCTTGTGCAAGCCCTGAACTCGCATCATCGTCCAGTTTCTCTCCTCTCTTTTAGCTCCTTCTATATTCTCTTGTCCATGAGACCTGCCTTCTCCCTCGATCCCACTCTGACTAAACTGCTGACCGCCTACTTTCTCCAAGTTAGCTGAAACAccctgggatgttttattacattaattgTGTTATATAAATACAGGTTGTTATTGTTTCACCACAGCCAGTTTGTGCAAActaaggttccacaaacagcaagcaGACCAGTGACTGATTAATTCAGTGTTTCTTTGGGTGTTAGTTGAAACACAAATGTTGGTCACACTGCATCAGGAGAACTCCCCTGTGGATATATGTGGAGGTGAAAGTTCTTGTATTTATTTCACAGCTTTCACACCCTCTGAACATCCCAAAGTGATTCACAGTCAGTGGgagcatcagagtcagcatggatttacaaaaggcaaTTCATGCTTGagaaatctgctggaattctttgaggatgcaacGAGTAGAGCTGATTAAGGGGAGCCAGTACATGtggcttatttggactttcagaaggctttcaacaaagtccatATGAGAGATTAGCGTGTAAGATTAAAACGCATTGGACTGGGTACcgtattgagatggacagaaaactggttggcagtcagGGAACAAATAGGTCTTTTaccgagtggcaggcagtgaccagtggggttccGCAGGCATTGGTTctagaaccccagctattcacgatatacatcaatgatttagatgagggaacaaaatgtaatatctccaaatttgcagatgacacaaagttgggtgggagggtgagctgtcaggaggatgcagagatccttcagtgtgatttggacaagtgggGAAATGAATGGCTGAttcgtataatttggataaatgtgaggtttggtaggaaaaacaggaaggtgaaatgaaaataaaaattgcttattgtcacaagtaggcttcaaatgaagttactgtgaaaagcccctagtcgccacattccggtgcctgttcggggaggctggtacgggaatattatCTGTGTGGCTATAAATTAAGAGAGAAgaacgtgcaacgagacctgggtatcctcgtacaccagtcactgacagTAAGCATTGCAgatacagcaggtagtaaagaagcaAATAGTCTGTTGGACTTCTTAGCGAGAGGATTTATGTACAGGGGCACGGATGTCTTgccgcaattgtacagggccttgctcagcccaagaccgcaagaaacgtcagagagtcgtgaagacagcccagtccatcacacaaacctgcctcccattcattgattctatatctacacctcccgctgcctggggaaagcaggcagcttaatcaaagacccctcccacttggcttactcactcttccaacttcttccattgggcaggagttacaaaagtctgagaacacacaagaacagattcaaaaacagcttctaccccactgttaccagactcctaaacgaccctcttatggactgacctgattaacactacaccctctatgcttcacccgatgccggtgttatgtatttacattgagtaccttgtggtgccctattatgtattttctttttcttttcatgtacttaatgatctgtctgagctgctcgcagaaaaatacttttccctgtacctcggtacacgtgagaaacaaatccaatccacagaCTGACCGTGTGCTGTGTCAAACCTGCCATCTGCACAACCAGACCCCACTTCTCCTGGAACAACATGAAGTGTCTGCTGCTTTCCAACTCGATGCCTTTCCCCTCACTATTATCCTGATAGTTCACAAATTCCTTGTGTGCCTCCAACACTCCTATGGCCTCCATTTTAAATATTTACATTGGTCTTGCCAATAGCAATGGGACATCTGCTATCACAGGGATCATTTCTGCGAGCAATACATTGATCTTGATGCCACTAATCCTTTTCCTCATGTGAGTTCCACTTTTTCATCTGATTATTTGTTAACATCATAGAAAACGTACATCATTtaaccttcaacagcatcttccaacccCACGGCCTCTAccttccatagaaccatagaattcctacagtgcaggaggaggccattcagcccatcgtgtgtgcACCAACATTCTGAAGAGcaccctcctcccactcccccatcccatacCTGTAACTCCCATTAccccctaaccagcacatctttggacacaaagggcaatttagcataaactCGACCACctaaagaacaagggcagcaggtacatgggaccatgtccacctgcaagttctcctagtCACAAACAatcctgatttggaattatatcGCTGTTCTATCACTGCcattgggtaaaaatcctggaactcccttcctaacagcactttgggtgtcccCCCGCTTCATGGACTGCAGTGAACATACAAACATTGGAGCAgatgtaggtcattcagcccctcaaccctgccctgccatttaataagatcacgggtgacctgatagtaacctcaaattttcacttcaagaaggcagccccCATCACCCGAATGACAATTTGGGTTGGtcaatgaatgctggtctagccagtaatgtgcacatcccatgaacaaatgtaaAACCCCATTAAAATTGACTCATCACATCCTCCTCCAGACAAACTACAAGAGATTGTCTTTAAGATCAGTTCCTCATCTATCATTCATGCTTTTCTGAAtgctgatttgatttattattgtcacatgtattagtttacagtgaaaagtcttgcatgctatacagaagtAGTATTAACAGTATTAAACTTCCTCTGTTCCGACGAAGGTTCCAtgtctcgaaacattaactctgtttctttcatgGTAGATGCTGGCAGAGCacctgagtttttccagcttcCTTTGTTCTTGTTAACCTTCCTCACCTGTCCCAACCTTTCTGCCGGATAATTTATTGAAACCAGGGactctcccagttctaatggtgacATGTGCTTTCTACCCAGTTAACCCTCCAACTCAGCCCTTAAATTGCCTGTGAATTATTCCATCCTGCTGCCACATTtcagtaacaaatgttgaaatgtttgctccacacccacagggtttcatctgtttaaagccacaaacagaaaggtccagttttctcctggagtttgagacaagtCTGCTTTCAaaatgcagagtttcagccaatgagggagatccaggCTCAGCcctgcccctcattcactctgattagttg
This portion of the Scyliorhinus torazame isolate Kashiwa2021f chromosome 5, sScyTor2.1, whole genome shotgun sequence genome encodes:
- the LOC140418765 gene encoding uncharacterized protein; the encoded protein is MSHQRVHTDERPFRCSHRGTGFRRSSDLTVHQRVHTGERPFNCSKCGKRFTRLSSLQTHQRVHTGERPFSCSECGKEFTESSGLLRHRRVHTGERPFACSECGKGFTRSQHLQRHQQVHTDTKPFKCPDCEKCYKGSLELIRHQRVHTGERPFKCSDCGKCFKSSWELISHQRVHTDERPFRCSDCGTGFRRSSELTAHQRVHTGEKPFTCSKCGKKFKHSFMLLTHQRVHTGERPFKCPDCGKCYKSAGNLMLHQRSHTDERPFRCSDCGTGFRRASQLTVHQRIHTGERPFTCTVCGKGFIDSSTLQKHRRVHTGERHFTCSQCGKGFTQPSTLLSHQQIHK